The nucleotide window CATGCCGAGGTCGCGGTCGCGGCCGGCTCGCGGGACCTCGTGGACCGGATCAACGTCCGTGCCGCGACCCTCGACGCCATGCGCCGGGCGGTGGAGAAGCTGGCGATCGAGGCGCCGGTGTCGGTGGACGGGCGCGACGCCATTCCCGGCCTCGCCCTGCCGTGCCGAGCGGTGATCGGCGGCGACCGACTGGTGCCCCAGATCGCGGCGGCCTCCATCGTCGCCAAGACCCTGCGCGACGACTTGATGCGGGTTCTGGCGAAACGCCACCCGGCCTATGCCTGGGACCGCAACGTCGGCTACGGCACCGCCGCCCACCTCGCCGGGCTCGCCCGTCTCGGCCGCTCGGCGCATCATCGGGTGAGCTTCACCCGGCGCTTCGGAGCCCCGGTCCCGGGGCTCACAGCAGGCTGAGCTGCGCGCCCCTGGCGGCCGTGGCGGTGAACAGGTCCGTGCGCAGGTTGATGCGCGCCTCCGCATAGCCGAGGCGCTGGCGCGCCAGCCGCATGCGGTGTCCGATGAGGTCGGCATAGGCTCCGGTGCCGGTCATCCGCCGCCCGAACGCGGCGTCGTAGGCCTTGCCGCCGCGCGCCTCCCGAACCAGCGACATGACGTGGTTCCGCCGCCCCGGATAATGCTCGGCGAACCAGTCGTTGACGAGATCATCGAGTTCGAGCGGCAGCCGCAGCAGGACATGGCGGGCCTCGACCGCGCCGCATTCCCGCGCCTGTTCCAGCACCGCCTCGATCTCGTGGTCGTTCAGCGACGGGATCACCGGCGCCATCATCACCAGGACCGGGATGC belongs to Methylobacterium sp. 77 and includes:
- a CDS encoding ribonuclease HII — translated: MTRPFADPAATALPALIGCDEVGRGALCGPVVVAAVWFDPAVFPVSILASLDDSKKLDRPTRERLTPLIRAHAEVAVAAGSRDLVDRINVRAATLDAMRRAVEKLAIEAPVSVDGRDAIPGLALPCRAVIGGDRLVPQIAAASIVAKTLRDDLMRVLAKRHPAYAWDRNVGYGTAAHLAGLARLGRSAHHRVSFTRRFGAPVPGLTAG